In a single window of the Desulfovibrio mangrovi genome:
- the ftsY gene encoding signal recognition particle-docking protein FtsY, giving the protein MGFFSKIKRLWSGGKEEPVATIPAETPEQQAEQAPSQEPEQPASQPVAPAEPVAQAPEQPETPVAAEPKPAQVEQPAEQVAAPAAAASAGEDKPQWQKDLTVALRSAEPRLSVWLEHVLKGVEKADDSLWERLRFFFSALDAPADEAEKFISAFMRWLDNMEYEYVNDFRSELQYRLALALELEDEEDERSRLFLKLSEGLSKTKEQITKQIDGLLSSHSTINEQFWEELEEILIMADVGFEPTVKLVNRLRERVRKSGSNDPEQFKSLMREELEDIFKMPPRIKAVNLPEVVLMVGVNGVGKTTTIAKLAYRAQMQGKKVLIAAGDTFRAAAIEQLQVWATRVGAGFYAKAPNSDPAAVAYEAVELAVKEGYDILFVDTAGRLQTKVDLMAELQKIRNVLGKKHEGAPHRTILTIDATTGQNALSQTKIFNEACKLDEIILTKLDGTAKGGIVVAVAMEFGIPISYIGLGEKMEDLRPFNGTDFASALLGS; this is encoded by the coding sequence ATGGGCTTTTTCTCCAAGATCAAGCGGTTATGGTCCGGCGGCAAGGAAGAACCGGTTGCAACCATTCCGGCGGAAACGCCGGAACAACAGGCTGAGCAAGCCCCGTCTCAGGAGCCTGAACAACCGGCGTCTCAACCTGTCGCACCTGCCGAACCTGTGGCGCAGGCCCCCGAGCAACCAGAAACTCCCGTTGCCGCCGAGCCCAAGCCCGCCCAGGTCGAACAGCCTGCTGAGCAGGTTGCCGCCCCGGCTGCTGCAGCTTCCGCAGGCGAAGACAAGCCCCAATGGCAGAAAGATCTGACCGTTGCCCTGCGCAGCGCGGAACCCCGTCTTTCCGTGTGGCTGGAGCACGTGCTCAAGGGTGTTGAAAAAGCCGACGACTCCCTCTGGGAACGCCTGCGCTTCTTCTTCTCCGCGCTGGACGCTCCTGCAGACGAAGCAGAAAAGTTCATAAGCGCCTTCATGCGCTGGCTGGACAACATGGAGTACGAATACGTCAACGACTTCCGCTCCGAACTCCAGTACCGCCTTGCGCTTGCTCTGGAGCTGGAAGACGAGGAAGACGAACGCTCCCGCCTGTTCCTCAAGCTTTCCGAAGGCCTTTCCAAAACCAAGGAACAGATCACCAAGCAGATCGACGGCCTGCTGTCCTCGCACAGCACCATCAATGAACAGTTCTGGGAAGAGCTGGAAGAAATTCTCATCATGGCCGACGTGGGCTTCGAGCCCACCGTGAAACTGGTGAACCGCCTGCGCGAACGCGTGCGCAAATCCGGCTCCAACGATCCCGAACAGTTCAAGTCGCTCATGCGTGAAGAGCTGGAAGACATCTTCAAGATGCCGCCCCGCATCAAGGCCGTGAACCTGCCCGAAGTGGTGCTCATGGTCGGCGTGAACGGCGTGGGCAAGACCACGACCATTGCCAAGCTGGCCTACCGCGCCCAGATGCAGGGCAAGAAGGTGCTCATTGCCGCTGGCGACACCTTCCGCGCCGCCGCCATTGAGCAGTTGCAGGTGTGGGCCACCCGCGTGGGCGCCGGTTTCTATGCCAAGGCTCCCAACTCCGACCCCGCCGCCGTGGCCTATGAAGCCGTGGAACTGGCCGTGAAAGAAGGCTACGACATCCTCTTCGTGGATACTGCGGGCCGCCTGCAGACCAAGGTGGACCTGATGGCCGAACTGCAGAAGATTCGCAATGTGCTCGGCAAGAAGCACGAAGGCGCTCCGCACCGCACCATTCTGACCATCGACGCCACCACCGGCCAGAACGCCCTGTCGCAGACCAAGATCTTCAACGAAGCCTGCAAGCTGGATGAGATCATCCTCACCAAGCTGGACGGCACCGCCAAGGGCGGTATCGTGGTTGCCGTGGCCATGGAGTTCGGCATTCCCATCTCCTACATCGGACTCGGCGAAAAAATGGAAGACCTTCGCCCCTTCAACGGCACGGACTTCGCTTCCGCCCTGCTCGGCAGCTAA
- a CDS encoding DUF6790 family protein — MYVIYLAVAAVLGAVVHILSSDVPVVATLLAWLLGVKVGLGALWSFMGHYFKSDEVAGYIGWPAGNPFQKEIAFANLALAACGLLSFQLRDSPLRDGFWLATIVFATVFLGGAFLVHTADIKSRGNTQPGNAGPVFFADIAVPAVLWALYLAR; from the coding sequence ATGTACGTCATCTATCTGGCTGTCGCGGCGGTTCTGGGGGCCGTGGTCCATATACTGTCTTCGGACGTACCAGTCGTTGCCACGCTGCTGGCGTGGCTGCTGGGTGTCAAGGTGGGGCTGGGGGCTCTTTGGTCCTTCATGGGGCACTATTTCAAGTCCGATGAGGTCGCCGGATATATCGGCTGGCCTGCAGGCAATCCCTTTCAGAAGGAGATTGCCTTCGCTAATCTGGCTCTAGCCGCGTGCGGTCTCCTGAGTTTTCAGCTTCGTGACAGCCCGTTGAGGGATGGCTTCTGGCTGGCGACCATCGTGTTCGCCACAGTTTTTCTGGGAGGGGCCTTCCTTGTGCATACAGCGGACATCAAGTCGCGGGGCAACACCCAGCCCGGTAATGCGGGACCGGTGTTTTTTGCGGATATCGCAGTGCCCGCAGTGCTGTGGGCGCTGTATCTGGCCCGGTAG